The Sardina pilchardus chromosome 19, fSarPil1.1, whole genome shotgun sequence genome window below encodes:
- the si:ch211-217a12.1 gene encoding alanine aminotransferase 2-like — protein sequence MTENGILHPERVLTLDTMNPNVKRVEYAVRGPIVQRAVQIEKELKEGVKKPFTEVIRANIGDCHAMGQRPITFLRQVLALCTYPELLEDNKFPEDVKSRAQRILQACGGGSIGAYSMSQGIELVRQDVARYIERRDGIPSNPDNIYLSSGASDAISTMLKLLVSGEGPTRTGVMISLPQYPLYSAALADLGAVQISYYLDEGNNWSMDISELRRALAEAKKHCIPRAICVINPGNPTGQVQSRQCIEDVIRFAAEENLFLMADEVYQDNIYAEGCKFNSFKKVLFEMGPKYSNKVELASFHSTSKCYMGECGFRGGYMELINLDPDVKLQLTKLVSVRLCPPVAGQALLDLVMNPPQPDEPSYPLYKKERTAVLDALAEKAKMTADIFNKVPGIHCNTVQGAMYAFPRIDMPQKAIEAAKEKGQAPDMFYCMMLLEEMGVCLVPGSGFGQREGTFHFRMTILPPTEKLKLVLDKVKEFHMRFIKQYS from the exons ATGACGGAGAACGGCATCTTGCACCCGGAGAGGGTGCTCACCCTGGACACCATGAATCCCAACGTGAAGCGGGTTGAATATGCAGTCCGGGGCCCCATTGTGCAGCGGGCTGTGCAGATTGAGAAGGAACTGAAAGAG GGAGTCAAGAAGCCATTTACGGAAGTGATCAGAGCCAACATCGGGGACTGCCATGCCATGGGTCAACGGCCAATCACTTTCcttagacag GTCTTAGCACTGTGCACGTATCCTGAACTTCTGGAGGATAACAAGTTCCCAGAGGATGTCAAAAGCAGGGCACAGCGCATTCTGCAAGCCTGTGGAGGGGGTAGCATAG GTGCGTACAGTATGAGTCAGGGTATCGAGTTGGTCAGACAAGATGTGGCCCGCTACATTGAGCGACGCGACGGCATCCCTTCCAACCCTGACAACATTTACTTATCCTCTGGAGCCAGTGATGCCATCTCG ACCATGCTGAAGCTGCTGGTGTCTGGAGAGGGTCCTACCAGGACGGGCGTGATGATCTCTCTCCCCCAGTACCCTCTCTACTCTGCCGCCCTGGCCGACCTCGGGGCTGTGCAGATCAGCTACTACCTGGACGAAGGGAACAACTGGAGCATGGACATCAGCGAGCTGCGGCGGGCGCTAGCCGAGGCTAAGAAGCACTGCATACCAAGGGCCATCTGCGTCATCAACCCTGGCAATCCAACTG GTCAGGTACAAAGCAGGCAGTGCATTGAAGATGTGATCCGATTCGCCGCTGAGGAGAACCTCTTCCTGATGGCTGATGAG GTATACCAGGATAATATCTATGCGGAGGGTTGTAAATTTAACTCTTTTAAGAAGGTACTGTTTGAAATGGGACCCAAATACTCGAACAAAGTGGAGCTGGCCTCCTTCCACTCGACATCCAAGTGCTACATGGGAGA GTGTGGATTCCGAGGGGGCTACATGGAGCTCATCAACCTCGACCCAGATGTGAAGCTCCAGCTCACAAAGTTGGTTTCAGTCCGACTTTGCCCTCCTGTGGCAGGGCAGGCCCTCCTTGACCTGGTGATGAACCCCCCTCAGCCTGACGAGCCCTCCTACCCACTTTATAAGAAG GAACGAACCGCTGTGCTCGATGCCCTGGCTGAAAAGGCAAAGATGACCGCAGATATATTTAACAAGGTCCCAGGGATCCACTGTAACACTGTGCAAGGCGCCATGTACGCCTTCCCCAGGATTGACATGCCACAGAAGGCCATAGAGGCCGCAAAG GAGAAAGGCCAGGCCCCCGACATGTTCTACTGTATGATGCTGCTGGAAGAGATGGGGGTCTGTTTGGTGCCTGGAAGTGGTTTTGGCCAAAGAGAAGGAACATTTCACTTCAG GATGACTATTCTTCCTCCTACGGAGAAACTGAAGCTAGTCTTGGACAAGGTGAAGGAATTCCACATGAGATTTATAAAACAGTACTCTTAA